One genomic window of Hordeum vulgare subsp. vulgare unplaced genomic scaffold, MorexV3_pseudomolecules_assembly, whole genome shotgun sequence includes the following:
- the LOC123418806 gene encoding photosystem II D2 protein: protein MTIALGRVPKEENDLFDTMDDWLRRDRFVFVGWSGLLLFPCAYFALGGWFTGTTFVTSWYTHGLASSYLEGCNFLTAAVSTPANSLAHSLLLLWGPEAQGDFTRWCQLGGLWTFVALHGAFALIGFMLRQFELARSVQLRPYNAISFSGPIAVFVSVFLIYPLGQSGWFFAPSFGVAAIFRFILFFQGFHNWTLNPFHMMGVAGVLGAALLCAIHGATVENTLFEDGDGANTFRAFNPTQAEETYSMVTANRFWSQIFGVAFSNKRWLHFFMLFVPVTGLWMSAIGVVGLALNLRAYDFVSQEIRAAEDPEFETFYTKNILLNEGIRAWMAAQDQPHENLIFPEEVLPRGNAL, encoded by the coding sequence ATGACTATAGCCCTTGGTAGAGTTCCTAaagaagaaaatgatctatttgatACTATGGATGACTGGTTACGAAGGGACCGTTTCGTTTTTGTAGGATGGTCTGGCCTATTGCTCTTTCCTTGTGCTTATTTCGCTTTAGGGGGTTGGTTTACAGGGACAACTTTTGTAACTTCTTGGTATACCCATGGATTGGCAAGTTCCTATTTGGAAGGTTGTAATTTCTTAACCGCAGCAGTTTCTACCCCTGCCAATAGTTTAGCACACTCTTTGTTGCTACTATGGGGGCCAGAAGCACAAGGAGATTTTACTCGTTGGTGTCAATTAGGCGGTCTATGGACTTTTGTAGCTCTCCACGGGGCTTTTGCACTAATAGGTTTCATGTTACGCCAATTTGAACTTGCTCGGTCTGTTCAATTGCGGCCTTATAATGCAATCTCATTCTCTGGTCCAATTGCTGTTTTTGTTTCGGTATTCCTTATTTATCCACTGGGGCAATCTGGTTGGTTCTTTGCGCCGAGTTTTGGCGTAGCAGCGATATTTCGATTCATCCTTTTCTTCCAAGGATTTCATAATTGGACGTTGAACCCATTTCATATGATGGGAGTTGCCGGAGTATTAGGCGCGGCTCTGCTATGCGCTATTCATGGAGCAACCGTAGAAAACACTCTATTTGAGGACGGTGATGGTGCAAATACCTTCCGTGCTTTTAACCCAACTCAAGCTGAAGAAACTTATTCAATGGTCACTGCTAACCGCTTTTGGTCCCAAATCTTTGGTGTTGCTTTTTCCAATAAACGTTGGTTACATTTCTTTATGCTATTTGTACCCGTCACCGGTTTATGGATGAGTGCTATTGGCGTAGTTGGCTTGGCTCTGAACTTACGTGCCTATGACTTTGTTTCCCAGGAAATCCGTGCAGCGGAAGATCCTGAATTCGAGACTTTCTACACCAAAAATATTCTTTTAAACGAGGGTATTCGTGCGTGGATGGCAGCTCAGGATCAGCCTCATGAAAATCTTATATTCCCTGAGGAGGTTCTACCACGTGGAAACGCTCTTTAA
- the LOC123418803 gene encoding DNA-directed RNA polymerase subunit beta, with protein sequence MLRNGNEGMSTIPGFSQIQFEGFFRFINQALAEELDKFPTIKDPDHEIAFQLFAKGYQLLEPSIKERDAVYESLTYSSELYVSARLIFGFDVQKQTISIGNIPIMNSLGTFIINGIYRIVINQILLSPGIYYRSELDHKGISIYTGTIISDWGGRSELAIDKKERIWARVSRKQKISILVLSSAMGSNLREILDNVSYPEIFLSFPNAKEKKRIESKEKAILEFYQQFACVGGDLVFSESLCEELQKKFFQQKCELGRIGRRNMNRRLNLDIPQNNTFLLPRDVLAATDHLIGMKFGTGILDDDDMNHLKNKRIRSVADLLQDQFGLALGRLQHAVQKTIRRVFIRQSKPTPQTLVTPTSTSILLITTYETFFGTYPLSQVFDQTNPLTQTVHGRKVSCLGPGGLTGRTASFRSRDIHPSHYGRICPIDTSEGINVGLTGSLAIHARIDHLWGSIESPFYEISAEKAKEKKERQVVYLSPNRDEYYMIAAGNSLSLNQGIQEEQVVPARYRQEFLTIAWEQIHVRSIFPFQYFSIGGSLIPFIEHNDANRALMSSNMQRQAVPLSRSEKCIVGTGLERQTALDSRVSVIAEREGKIISTDSHKILLSSSGKTISIPLVNHRRSNKNTCMHQKPRVPRGKSIKKGQILAEGAATVGGELALGKNVLVAYMPWEGYNFEDAVLISERLVYEDIYTSFHIRKYEIQTDTTSQGSAEKITKEIPHLEEHLLRNLDKNGVVRLGSWVETGDILVGKLTPQIASESSYIAEAGLLRAIFGLEVSTSKETSLKLPIGGRGRVIDVKWIQRDPLDIMVRVYILQKREIKVGDKVAGRHGNKGIISKILPRQDMPYLQDGTPVDMVFNPLGVPSRMNVGQIFESSLGLAGDLLKKHYRIAPFDERYEQEASRKLVFSELYEASKETKNPWVFEPEYPGKSRIFDGRTGDPFEQPVLIGKSYILKLIHQVDEKIHGRSTGPYSLVTQQPVRGRAKQGGQRVGEMEVWALEGFGVAHILQEILTYKSDHLIARQEILNATIWGKRIPNHEDPPESFRVLVRELRSLALELNHFLVSEKNFQVNREEV encoded by the coding sequence ATGCTCCGGAATGGAAACGAGGGAATGTCCACAATACCCGGATTTAGTCAGATCCAATTCGAGGGATTTTTTAGGTTCATTAATCAAGCCTTGGCAGAAGAACTTGACAAGTTTCCAACAATTAAAGATCCAGATCACGAAATTGCATTTCAATTATTTGCGAAAGGATATCAATTGCTAGAACCCTCGATAAAAGAAAGAGATGCTGTGTATGAATCACTCACCTATTCTTCCGAATTATATGTATCTGCGAGATTAATTTTTGGTTTCGATGTGCAAAAGCAAACCATTTCTATCGGAAACATTCCTATAATGAATTCCTTAGGAACCTTTATTATAAATGGAATATACCGAATTGTGATCAATCAAATATTGCTAAGTCCTGGTATTTACTACCGCTCGGAATTAGATCATAAGGGAATTTCTATCTACACCGGGACTATAATATCAGATTGGGGAGGGAGATCGGAAttagcaattgataaaaaagAAAGGATATGGGCTCGCGTgagtagaaaacaaaagataTCTATTCTAGTTCTATCATCAGCTATGGGTTCGAATCTAAGAGAAATTCTAGATAATGTTTCCTACCCTGAAATTTTCTTGTCTTTCCCGaatgctaaggagaagaagaggattgAGTCAAAAGAAAAAGCTATTTTGGAGTTTTATCAACAATTTGCTTGTGTAGGTGGGGACCTGGTATTTTCGGAGTCCTTATGCGAGGAATTACAAAAGAAATTTTTTCAACAAAAATGTGAATTAGGAAGGATTGGTCGACGAAATATGAATCGGAGACTTAATCTTGATATACCTCAGAACAATACATTCTTGTTACCACGAGATGTATTGGCCGCTACGGATCATTTGATTGGAATGAAATTTGGAACGGGTATACTTGACGATGACGATATGAATCACTTGAAAAATAAACGTATTCGTTCGGTTGCGGATCTGTTACAAGATCAATTCGGATTGGCTCTTGGTCGTTTACAACATGCAGTTCAAAAAACTATTCGTAGAGTATTCATACGTCAATCGAAACCGACTCCCCAAACTTTGGTAACTCCAACTTCAACTTCAATTTTATTAATAACTACTTATGAGACCTTTTTTGGCACATACCCATTATCTCAAGTTTTTGATCAAACGAATCCATTGACACAAACTGTTCATGGGCGAAAAGTGAGTTGTTTAGGTCCTGGAGGGTTGACGGGGAGAACCGCAAGTTTTCGGAGCCGAGATATTCATCCGAGTCACTATGGGCGTATTTGTCCAATTGACACGTCTGAAGGAATCAATGTTGGACTTACTGGATCCTTAGCAATTCATGCGAGAATTGATCACTTGTGGGGATCTATAGAGAGTCCGTTTTATGAAATATCTGctgagaaagcaaaagaaaaaaaagagagacagGTGGTTTATCTATCACCAAATAGAGATGAGTATTATATGATAGCAGCAGGAAATTCTTTGTCCTTGAATCAAGGTATTCAGGAAGAACAGGTTGTTCCAGCTAGATACCGCCAAGAATTCTTGACTATTGCATGGGAACAGATTCATGTTAGAAGTATTTTTCCTTTCCAATATTTTTCTATTGGGGGTTCTCTCATTCCTTTTATTGAGCACAATGATGCGAATCGGGCTTTAATGAGTTCTAATATGCAGCGCCAAGCAGTTCCACTTTCTCGGTCCGAGAAATGCATTGTTGGAACTGGATTGGAACGCCAAACAGCTCTAGATTCGAGGGTTTCCGTTATAGCCGAACGCGAGGGAAAGATCATTTCTACTGATAGTCATAAGATACTTTTATCAAGTAGTGGGAAGACTATAAGTATTCCTTTAGTTAACCACCGTCGCTCTAACAAAAATACTTGTATGCACCAAAAACCTCGGGTTCCACGGGGTAAATCCATTAAAAAAGGACAAATTTTAGCAGAAGGAGCTGCTACAGTTGGGGGGGAACTTGCTTTAGGAAAAAACGTATTAGTAGCTTATATGCCATGGGAAGGTTACAATTTTGAAGACGCAGTACTAATTAGCGAACGTTTGGTATATGAGGATATTTATACCTCTTTTCACATCCGGAAATATGAAATTCAGACGGATACGACAAGCCAGGGCTCCGCTGAAAAAATCACTAAAGAAATACCACATCTAGAAGAACATTTACTCCGCAATTTGGACAAAAATGGAGTTGTTAGGTTGGGATCCTGGGTAGAAACTGGTGATATTTTAGTAGGTAAATTAACGCCTCAGATAGCGAGCGAATCATCATATATCGCAGAAGCTGGATTATTACGGGCCATATTCGGCCTTGAGGTTTCCACTTCAAAAGAAACTTCTCTGAAATTACCTATAGGTGGAAGAGGGCGCGTTATCGATGTGAAATGGATCCAAAGGGACCCCCTCGACATAATGGTTCGTGTATATATTTTACAGAAACGTGAAATCAAAGTTGGGGATAAAGTAGCCGGAAGACATGGGAATAAAGGGATCATTTCCAAAATTTTGCCTAGGCAAGATATGCCCTATTTGCAAGATGGAACACCCGTTGATATGGTCTTCAATCCCTTAGGAGTACCCTCCCGAATGAATGTGGGACAAATATTTGAAAGCTCGCTCGGATTAGCGGGGGATCTGCTAAAGAAACATTATAGAATAGCACCCTTTGATGAGAGATATGAGCAAGAGGCTTCAAGAAAACTTGTGTTTTCAGAATTATATGAAGCCagtaaagaaacaaaaaatcCATGGGTATTTGAACCCGAGTACCCGGGAAAAAGCAGAATATTTGATGGAAGAACAGGCGACCCCTTTGAGCAACCTGTTCTAATAGGGAAGTCCTATATCTTAAAATTAATTCATCAAGTTGATGAGAAAATTCATGGGCGTTCTACTGGGCCCTACTCACTTGTTACACAACAACCGGTTAGAGGAAGAGCCAAGCAAGGGGGACAACGAGTAGGAGAAATGGAAGTTTGGGCTTTAGAAGGATTTGGTGTTGCTCATATTTTACAAGAGATACTTACTTATAAATCTGACCATCTTATAGCTCGCCAAGAAATACTTAATGCTACGATCTGGGGAAAAAGAATACCTAATCATGAGGATCCTCCAGAATCTTTTCGAGTGCTCGTTCGAGAACTACGATCTTTGGCTCTAGAACTGAATCATTTCCTTGTATCTGAAAAGAACTTCCAGGTTAATAGGGAGGAAGTTTGA
- the LOC123418805 gene encoding ATP synthase subunit beta, chloroplastic — MRTNPTTSRPGVSTSEEKSTGRIDQIIGPVLDVTFPPGKLPYIYNALVVQSRDTADKQINVTCEVQQLLGNNRVRAVAMSATDGLMRGMEVIDTGAPLSVPVGGATLGRIFNVLGEPVDNLGPVDSSATFPIHRSAPAFIELDTKLSIFETGIKVVDLLAPYRRGGKIGLFGGAGVGKTVLIMELINNIAKAHGGVSVFGGVGERTREGNDLYMEMKESGVINEKNIEESKVALVYGQMNEPPGARMRVGLTALTMAEYFRDVNKQDVLLFIDNIFRFVQAGSEVSALLGRMPSAVGYQPTLSTEMGSLQERIASTKKGSITSIQAVYVPADDLTDPAPATTFAHLDATTVLSRGLASKGIYPAVDPLDSTSTMLQPRIVGNEHYETAQRVKETLQRYKELQDIIAILGLDELSEEDRLTVARARKIERFLSQPFFVAEVFTGSPGKYVALAETIRGFQLILSGELDGLPEQAFYLVGNIDEASTKAITLEEENKSQK, encoded by the coding sequence ATGAGAACCAATCCTACTACTTCTCGTCCCGGGGTTTCCACAAGTGAAGAAAAAAGTACAGGtcgtatcgatcaaattattggaCCCGTGCTGGATGTCACTTTTCCCCCGGGCAAGTTACCTTATATTTATAACGCTTTAGTAGTCCAGAGTAGAGACACTGCCGATAAGCAAATTAATGTGACTTGTGAGGTACAACAATTATTAGGAAATAATCGAGTTAGAGCTGTAGCTATGAGTGCTACGGACGGGTTGATGAGAGGAATGGAAGTGATTGACACGGGAGCTCCTCTCAGTGTTCCGGTCGGTGGAGCTACTCTCGGACGAATTTTCAACGTTCTTGGGGAGCCTGTTGACAATTTGGGTCCTGTAGATAGTAGTGCAACGTTCCCTATTCATAGATCTGCGCCTGCCTTTATCGAGTTAGATACGAAATTATCCATCTTTGAAACAGGTATTAAGGTCGTCGATCTTTTAGCTCCTTATCGACGTGGAGGAAAAATAGGACTATTTGGGGGGGCTGGAGTAGGTAAAACAGTACTGATCATGGAATTAATCAATAACATTGCTAAAGCTCATGGGGGCGTATCCGTATTCGGTGGAGTAGGGGAACGGACTCGTGAAGGAAATGATCTTTATATGGAAATGAAGGAATCCGGAGTAATTAATGAAAAAAATATTGAAGAATCAAAGGTAGCTCTAGTCTATGGCCAAATGAATGAACCACCGGGAGCTCGTATGAGAGTTGGTTTAACTGCCCTAACTATGGCAGAATATTTCCGAGATGTTAATAAGCAAGACGTGCTTTTATTTATCGATAATATCTTTCGTTTTGTTCAAGCAGGATCAGAGGTATCCGCTTTATTAGGGAGAATGCCCTCCGCAGTGGGTTATCAACCTACTCTTAGTACAGAAATGGGTTCTTTGCAAGAAAGAATTGCTTCTACTAAAAAGGGATCTATAACTTCGATTCAAGCAGTTTATGTACCTGCGGACGATTTGACCGACCCTGcccctgccacaacatttgcacaTTTGGATGCTACTACCGTACTTTCCAGAGGATTAGCTTCCAAGGGTATTTATCCAGCAGTAGATCCTTTAGATTCAACATCAACTATGTTACAGCCTCGGATCGTTGGCAACGAACATTATGAAACTGCGCAAAGAGTTAAGGAAACTTTACAACGTTACAAAGAACTTCAGGACATTATCGCAATTCTTGGCTTGGATGAATTATCGGAAGAGGATCGTTTAACTGTAGCAAGAGCAAGAAAAATTGAGCGTTTCTTATCACAACCGTTCTTTGTGGCAGAAGTTTTTACTGGTTCTCCAGGAAAGTATGTTGCTCTTGCGGAAACTATTAGGGGATTTCAACTAATCCTTTCCGGAGAATTAGACGGCCTACCTGAACAGGCTTTTTATTTGGTGGGTAACATCGATGAAGCTAGCACGAAAGCTATAACcttagaagaggagaacaaatcgcAGAAATGA